One genomic window of Malaciobacter molluscorum LMG 25693 includes the following:
- the dnaE gene encoding DNA polymerase III subunit alpha, protein MSDTPKFTHLHLHTEYSLLDGANKIKPLAKKIKALGMNSVAMTDHGNMFGAIAFYNAMRAEGIKPIIGMEAYIHNSEELDDKTTKQRYHLCLYAKNDIGYKNLMFLSSQAYMHGFYYYPRINKKLLRENSEGLVCSAACLQGEVNWHLNTQNERNVRNGAKGYEKAKEIALEYKDIFGDDFYLEIMRHGIGDQLFVDDQILRISKETGIKVVVTNDTHYLEQKDAQAHEAFMCIAMNKLYDDPNRLRHSVHEFYLKSPEQIAKLYADIPEAIENTQEIVEKCNLEIKLGNPTPPNFKFTRQKLEEMNEELPEPNEEYSLLNDIKLFELKCWEGLKKRLEIVPAEKHEEYRQRLQTEIDIINGMKFPGYMLIVWDFVIVAKRMGIPVGPGRGSAAGSLVAYCLFITDLDPMPYGLLFERFLNPERVSMPDIDMDFCQSRRGEIIDYVIQQYGRANVAQIITFGKLLAKGVIRDVARVLDMPYAKADAMAKLIPDELGINLTDSWEKEPKIKELCETDPQAKRVWEFALALEGLNRNAGTHAAGVVISNEPLWKKTPLFKPSGMDTLATQYNGKFVEDVDLIKFDFLGLKTLTVIEQANKLIEQRHGKRVDFIHVDENDKAVYDLIQTGNTIGLFQIESDGMQDLCKRLAPSNFEDLIAVLALYRPGPMESGMLDDFIDRKHGRAEISYFYDEFDAPLRPILETTYGVIVYQEQVMQIVQSIGGFSLGGADLVRRAMGKKIKEEMDRLKGEFAQGGVKKGYVKEHCEELFDLIVKFAGYGFNKSHSAAYAMVTFYTSYLKCYYPSEFMAALLTLEKDNTDKVVKYVDEVKRLGFDLFPPDINKSDLVFSAKKIDDKEVVMFGMGAIKGAGDVAIKSILKARSEGGEFKDLSDFISRIDASKVNKRVIESLIKAGALDCFEYSRKALLEQIEHIVEGAGKAMQAKKLATGSLFGDDEELTTVTIELDHLPEYSSKEILEFEKNTLGFYVSGHPLDEYREQLDGIRYTLSSEIDELSDGSEVLFVGKVETITEKISKKGNKFAILNIMDLHGNIELMMFEDKLNELKNDFKYQEEPLAFKVRISKDDQFTRMSLRKIEDLNDAKKDKQRVKKAEKIEPPLIVAVPFSNSEDIMYKLFEVIANNQGKREFKILVKSKLGDIELDTGFKVANNVESLLESIDGVYKVD, encoded by the coding sequence ATGTCAGATACTCCAAAGTTTACCCATTTACATTTACATACAGAATATTCATTACTAGATGGTGCAAATAAAATTAAACCATTAGCTAAAAAAATTAAAGCACTTGGAATGAATAGTGTTGCTATGACAGACCATGGTAATATGTTCGGCGCAATTGCTTTTTACAATGCAATGAGAGCTGAAGGAATAAAACCAATAATTGGTATGGAAGCTTATATTCATAATAGTGAAGAACTTGATGATAAAACAACAAAACAAAGATACCACTTATGTTTATATGCAAAAAATGATATAGGATATAAAAATTTAATGTTTTTAAGTTCTCAAGCTTATATGCATGGTTTTTACTATTATCCAAGAATAAATAAAAAATTATTAAGAGAGAACTCTGAAGGATTAGTTTGTTCTGCTGCTTGTTTACAAGGAGAAGTAAATTGGCATTTAAACACTCAAAATGAAAGAAATGTAAGAAATGGTGCAAAAGGATATGAAAAAGCAAAAGAGATTGCTTTAGAATATAAAGATATATTTGGTGATGATTTCTATTTAGAGATAATGAGACATGGTATTGGTGACCAATTATTTGTTGATGATCAAATATTAAGAATTTCAAAAGAGACTGGAATAAAAGTAGTTGTGACAAATGATACTCACTACTTAGAACAAAAAGATGCACAAGCACATGAAGCTTTTATGTGTATTGCAATGAACAAACTATATGATGATCCAAATAGATTAAGACACTCTGTTCATGAATTTTATTTGAAATCACCAGAACAAATTGCAAAACTATATGCTGATATTCCAGAAGCTATTGAAAATACTCAAGAAATAGTTGAAAAATGTAATTTAGAGATAAAATTAGGGAACCCTACTCCACCAAACTTTAAGTTTACAAGACAAAAACTTGAAGAGATGAATGAAGAATTACCTGAGCCAAATGAAGAATACTCACTTTTAAATGACATTAAATTATTTGAATTAAAATGTTGGGAAGGCTTAAAAAAGAGGCTAGAAATAGTTCCTGCAGAAAAACATGAAGAATATAGACAAAGATTACAAACTGAAATTGATATTATTAATGGTATGAAATTCCCAGGATATATGCTTATTGTATGGGACTTCGTAATTGTTGCAAAAAGAATGGGAATTCCAGTAGGTCCAGGGAGAGGTTCAGCAGCAGGAAGTTTAGTTGCTTATTGTCTTTTTATTACAGACCTTGACCCAATGCCATATGGATTACTTTTTGAGAGATTTCTAAATCCAGAAAGGGTATCAATGCCCGATATTGATATGGACTTCTGTCAAAGTAGAAGAGGTGAAATTATCGACTATGTTATACAACAATATGGTCGTGCAAACGTTGCTCAAATTATTACATTTGGTAAACTCTTAGCAAAAGGTGTAATTAGAGATGTTGCTAGAGTTCTTGATATGCCTTATGCAAAAGCTGATGCTATGGCTAAACTTATTCCTGATGAACTTGGTATAAACTTAACTGATTCTTGGGAAAAAGAACCAAAAATAAAAGAGTTATGTGAAACAGATCCCCAAGCAAAAAGAGTTTGGGAATTTGCATTAGCATTAGAAGGGTTAAATAGAAATGCAGGGACTCATGCTGCTGGGGTAGTTATTTCAAATGAACCTCTATGGAAAAAGACTCCTTTATTTAAACCTTCAGGGATGGATACTCTTGCTACACAATATAATGGTAAATTTGTAGAAGATGTTGATTTAATTAAATTTGACTTTTTAGGTCTAAAAACATTAACTGTTATCGAACAAGCAAATAAATTAATAGAACAACGACATGGAAAAAGAGTTGATTTTATTCATGTAGATGAGAATGATAAAGCTGTTTATGATTTGATTCAAACAGGTAATACAATAGGATTATTCCAGATAGAATCAGATGGAATGCAAGATTTATGTAAAAGACTTGCTCCATCAAATTTTGAGGATCTTATTGCCGTATTAGCACTGTATAGACCAGGACCAATGGAATCAGGGATGCTTGATGACTTTATTGATAGAAAACATGGTCGTGCAGAAATTAGTTACTTCTATGATGAGTTTGATGCACCATTAAGACCGATTCTTGAAACTACATATGGAGTTATTGTTTATCAAGAACAGGTTATGCAAATTGTGCAAAGTATTGGTGGATTTTCACTTGGTGGAGCTGACCTTGTTAGACGGGCAATGGGTAAAAAAATTAAAGAAGAGATGGATAGACTAAAAGGTGAATTTGCTCAAGGTGGAGTAAAAAAAGGTTATGTAAAAGAACATTGTGAAGAACTATTTGACCTTATTGTTAAATTTGCTGGATATGGATTTAATAAATCTCACTCAGCAGCCTATGCAATGGTAACTTTTTATACATCTTATTTAAAATGTTATTACCCATCAGAATTTATGGCAGCATTACTTACATTAGAAAAAGATAATACTGATAAAGTTGTTAAATATGTTGATGAAGTAAAAAGATTAGGATTTGATTTATTCCCTCCAGATATTAATAAATCTGACTTAGTATTCTCTGCCAAAAAAATTGATGATAAAGAAGTTGTTATGTTTGGTATGGGTGCCATCAAAGGTGCAGGTGATGTTGCCATTAAATCTATTCTAAAAGCAAGAAGTGAAGGTGGTGAATTTAAAGATTTAAGTGATTTTATTTCTAGAATTGATGCAAGTAAAGTAAATAAAAGAGTAATTGAATCTTTAATTAAAGCAGGAGCACTTGATTGTTTTGAATACAGTAGAAAAGCGTTGCTTGAACAAATTGAACATATTGTTGAAGGTGCAGGAAAAGCAATGCAAGCTAAAAAACTTGCAACAGGTTCACTTTTTGGAGATGATGAAGAACTAACGACAGTAACAATTGAACTTGATCATTTACCAGAATATAGTTCTAAAGAGATTTTAGAATTTGAGAAAAATACTCTTGGATTTTATGTATCTGGTCATCCACTTGATGAATATAGAGAACAATTAGATGGAATTAGATATACATTAAGTTCAGAAATAGATGAATTAAGTGATGGTAGTGAGGTTTTATTTGTTGGAAAAGTAGAGACAATAACTGAAAAAATCTCAAAAAAAGGTAATAAATTTGCAATATTAAATATCATGGATTTACATGGAAATATTGAACTTATGATGTTTGAAGATAAATTAAATGAACTAAAAAATGATTTCAAATACCAAGAAGAGCCACTAGCATTTAAGGTAAGAATATCAAAGGATGACCAATTTACAAGAATGAGTCTTAGAAAAATAGAAGATTTAAATGATGCCAAAAAAGATAAACAAAGAGTTAAAAAAGCAGAAAAAATAGAACCACCTTTAATAGTAGCCGTACCTTTTTCAAATAGTGAAGATATTATGTATAAGTTATTTGAAGTAATTGCTAATAACCAAGGAAAAAGAGAGTTTAAAATATTAGTAAAATCAAAACTTGGAGATATTGAACTTGATACAGGTTTTAAAGTTGCTAATAATGTAGAATCTCTTTTAGAATCAATTGATGGTGTTTATAAAGTAGATTAA
- the surE gene encoding 5'/3'-nucleotidase SurE, translating into MKQILITNDDGFDAIGIKALIKALSPIAKLTVVAPAKNKSACGHSLTLDKPLRMENVKDDFYKIDDGSPTDCMFISIHNLFKDGYKPDLVVSGINIGANMGEDITYSGTAAAAMEAVLHGIPAIAISQVCKDRCNDIKNGWDFELAKDIISKIAKKILKDEFPIGKRKFLNINIPPIKKDECKGIKITKAGYREYGNDTSRHLNPRGEEYYWIGLHPLIWKESKNKDCDFEAIKANYVSISPIKLDMTSYEDINRLNEWI; encoded by the coding sequence ATGAAACAAATACTAATTACAAATGATGATGGATTTGATGCAATAGGAATAAAAGCCTTAATCAAAGCACTTTCTCCTATTGCAAAACTTACTGTTGTTGCGCCAGCAAAAAATAAATCTGCATGCGGTCACTCGCTTACATTAGATAAGCCACTAAGAATGGAAAATGTAAAAGATGATTTTTATAAAATAGATGATGGAAGTCCAACGGACTGTATGTTTATATCGATTCATAATCTATTTAAAGATGGATATAAACCTGATTTAGTGGTAAGTGGGATTAATATTGGAGCAAATATGGGAGAAGATATAACATATAGTGGAACAGCAGCAGCAGCCATGGAAGCAGTGTTACATGGAATTCCTGCAATTGCAATATCACAAGTTTGTAAAGATCGTTGTAATGATATTAAAAATGGTTGGGACTTTGAACTAGCAAAAGATATTATCTCAAAAATTGCAAAGAAAATATTAAAAGATGAATTCCCAATAGGGAAAAGAAAATTTCTAAATATAAATATTCCTCCAATAAAAAAAGATGAGTGTAAAGGTATAAAAATCACAAAAGCTGGTTACCGTGAATATGGAAATGATACTTCAAGACATTTGAATCCTAGAGGAGAAGAATACTACTGGATTGGACTTCATCCATTAATTTGGAAGGAGAGTAAAAATAAAGATTGTGACTTTGAAGCAATAAAAGCTAATTATGTATCAATCTCTCCTATAAAACTTGATATGACATCATATGAAGATATAAATAGATTAAATGAATGGATATAG
- a CDS encoding M99 family carboxypeptidase catalytic domain-containing protein, giving the protein MNLGILRLFSFLFICLFLTNLNAAIKDLDFDLIKRGDNSLNNTMLIVGGIQGDEPGGFMAASLITTHYTIEKGSVWVIPNLNFYSIIKRNRGPFGDMNRKFAKISKNDPDYSKIERIKDYILKDNVKLVLNLHDGSGFFRKKTVNGIYAPYRWGQSSIIDQERIDVQKYGNLEEISTLVCKHVNENLIRQRDKYHVKNTHTRMGDKEMEKSLTYFAINNGKAAFGNEASKNLPLHERAYYHLLAIEKYMDIMGIKFHRNFELNPKSLKNVIDNDIYISFYNDKIRLPLGEIRNKIGYFPVKKDGKINFKPSNPLMLIIKNKESYSIHYGNRRLARLFPDYFDIANELDNVKLDIDGVEKEVPIGSIVNVQNDFLVKKSKNIRVNVIGYVNNSFENESGLKISKKDIIKRFSIDKKGKLYRVEFYKDNNFVGMIVINFDDKSPISDKNLSATSSDKLSSTSL; this is encoded by the coding sequence ATGAACCTTGGCATATTAAGGTTATTTAGTTTTTTATTTATTTGTTTATTTTTAACAAATTTAAATGCAGCTATTAAAGATTTAGATTTTGATTTAATTAAAAGAGGAGATAACTCTTTAAATAATACTATGTTGATTGTAGGTGGGATTCAAGGTGATGAGCCAGGTGGTTTTATGGCAGCATCACTAATAACTACCCATTATACAATTGAAAAAGGTTCTGTTTGGGTTATTCCTAATCTAAATTTTTATTCAATTATTAAAAGGAATAGAGGTCCTTTTGGTGATATGAATAGAAAATTTGCCAAAATTTCTAAAAACGATCCTGATTATTCTAAAATAGAAAGAATAAAAGATTATATATTAAAAGACAATGTAAAACTTGTATTAAATTTACATGATGGAAGTGGTTTTTTTAGAAAAAAAACAGTTAATGGAATTTATGCTCCTTATAGATGGGGACAAAGTTCTATTATTGATCAAGAAAGAATAGATGTACAAAAGTATGGTAATTTAGAAGAAATATCAACTTTAGTATGTAAGCATGTAAATGAAAATCTAATTAGACAAAGAGATAAATACCATGTAAAAAACACTCATACACGAATGGGTGATAAAGAGATGGAAAAAAGTCTTACATACTTTGCTATAAATAATGGGAAAGCAGCATTTGGTAATGAAGCAAGCAAAAATTTACCTTTACATGAGAGAGCCTATTATCATCTTCTTGCTATTGAAAAATATATGGATATTATGGGTATAAAATTTCATAGAAATTTTGAATTAAATCCTAAATCATTAAAAAATGTAATTGATAACGATATTTATATATCTTTTTACAATGATAAAATAAGACTTCCATTAGGTGAAATAAGAAATAAAATAGGTTATTTCCCTGTAAAAAAAGATGGTAAAATTAATTTTAAACCAAGTAATCCTTTAATGTTAATAATAAAAAATAAAGAATCTTACAGTATTCATTATGGAAATAGAAGATTAGCTAGACTTTTCCCTGATTACTTTGATATTGCAAATGAATTAGATAATGTTAAATTAGATATTGATGGAGTTGAAAAAGAGGTTCCCATTGGATCTATTGTAAATGTTCAAAATGATTTTTTAGTTAAAAAAAGTAAAAATATAAGAGTAAATGTTATTGGTTATGTAAATAACTCTTTTGAAAATGAATCTGGATTAAAAATATCTAAAAAAGATATTATAAAAAGATTTTCAATCGATAAAAAAGGTAAGCTTTATAGAGTTGAATTTTATAAAGATAATAATTTTGTAGGAATGATTGTTATTAATTTTGATGATAAAAGTCCAATTAGTGATAAAAATTTATCTGCAACAAGTTCTGATAAACTAAGCTCTACTAGTCTTTAG
- a CDS encoding D-alanyl-D-alanine carboxypeptidase family protein, with translation MNRREFLDKIKVATVLGITYPTISNAYEKVADSIVTSNNNQSSKEDLFIENSEIKDFESVRRKLRQVQRHVGYGNFNIISFDDMLRTAKYSNKIEAFSKAELEFLEKTFYINPSQYGFYGKKISLKMTEAINKKDVVKIPRTGHYLFRGKPEHTYYEMKKDIGDTMVLTSGVRSVVKQMKLYLDKVYRTEGNITKASKSLAPPAYTYHSVGDFDVGKKGFGYNNFTARFALTKEFSQMKKLTYIEMRYTINNKDGVRYEPWHIKVI, from the coding sequence ATGAATAGAAGAGAGTTTTTAGATAAAATAAAAGTTGCAACAGTTCTAGGAATAACTTATCCAACTATATCAAATGCATATGAGAAAGTAGCTGATTCAATAGTTACATCAAATAATAATCAAAGTAGTAAAGAAGATTTATTTATTGAAAATAGTGAAATAAAAGATTTTGAAAGTGTAAGAAGAAAATTAAGACAAGTTCAACGACATGTTGGGTATGGAAACTTTAATATCATTAGTTTTGACGATATGTTAAGAACTGCAAAATATTCAAATAAAATAGAGGCTTTTTCAAAAGCTGAACTAGAATTTTTAGAAAAGACATTTTATATTAACCCTTCTCAATATGGATTTTATGGTAAAAAAATATCTCTTAAAATGACAGAAGCTATAAATAAAAAAGATGTTGTAAAAATACCAAGAACAGGTCATTATCTTTTTAGAGGAAAACCTGAACATACATATTATGAAATGAAAAAAGATATTGGTGACACAATGGTTTTAACTTCTGGTGTTAGAAGTGTTGTAAAACAGATGAAGTTATATCTTGACAAAGTTTATAGAACGGAAGGTAATATAACTAAAGCTTCAAAGTCATTAGCTCCTCCTGCATATACTTATCATTCTGTTGGTGATTTTGATGTAGGGAAAAAAGGTTTTGGATATAATAACTTTACTGCAAGGTTTGCTTTAACAAAAGAGTTTTCTCAAATGAAAAAATTAACATATATTGAAATGAGATATACAATCAATAATAAGGACGGTGTAAGATATGAACCTTGGCATATTAAGGTTATTTAG
- a CDS encoding HP0495 family protein has protein sequence MIDLSKETLKLNYPCNWIYKLVCHHDKDIKEIIKDVIEDREHSVKPSKVSSKGKYKSYALELLVHNEDDRKELYRLLSDHEHIKMIV, from the coding sequence ATGATTGATTTAAGTAAAGAGACTTTAAAGTTAAATTATCCTTGCAATTGGATTTATAAACTAGTATGTCATCATGATAAAGATATAAAAGAAATAATAAAAGATGTAATAGAAGATAGAGAACATAGTGTTAAGCCTTCTAAAGTAAGTAGCAAAGGTAAATATAAAAGTTATGCCTTGGAACTTTTAGTTCATAATGAAGATGATAGAAAAGAGTTATATAGACTCTTAAGTGATCATGAACATATTAAAATGATTGTATAA
- the moaC gene encoding cyclic pyranopterin monophosphate synthase MoaC — MDLTHLDDKNRPKMVDVSAKNDTSRVAVASGEISMSQEAFDAIISNNTKKGPVLQTAVIAAIQGVKKTSDLIPMCHPLLLSGINCDVEELPQLPGFKLFVTAKLKGQTGVEMEALTGVSIGLLTIYDMVKAIDKSMIISNVQLEHKSGGKTGTFDRKNI, encoded by the coding sequence TTGGATTTAACTCATTTAGATGATAAAAATAGACCTAAAATGGTAGATGTTTCAGCAAAAAATGATACTTCAAGAGTTGCTGTTGCTTCTGGTGAAATCTCTATGTCTCAAGAAGCATTTGATGCAATTATTTCAAACAATACAAAAAAGGGTCCAGTGTTACAAACAGCAGTTATTGCAGCTATTCAAGGTGTAAAAAAAACTTCAGATTTAATTCCTATGTGTCATCCCTTATTATTAAGTGGAATTAATTGCGATGTTGAAGAATTGCCGCAATTACCAGGTTTTAAATTGTTTGTTACTGCAAAACTAAAAGGTCAAACAGGTGTTGAAATGGAAGCTTTAACAGGTGTAAGTATTGGGTTGTTAACTATTTATGATATGGTTAAAGCAATTGATAAATCAATGATTATTTCTAATGTTCAATTAGAGCATAAATCTGGTGGAAAAACAGGTACATTTGATAGAAAAAATATATAA
- the rpsU gene encoding 30S ribosomal protein S21: MPGIKVKENESFDEAYRRFKKQCDRNLIVTETRARRFFEPMTEIRKKQKINARKKMLKRLYMLRRYESRL, from the coding sequence GTGCCAGGCATTAAAGTTAAAGAGAACGAATCATTTGACGAAGCATATAGAAGATTTAAGAAACAATGCGATAGAAATCTAATTGTTACTGAAACTAGAGCTAGAAGATTTTTTGAACCAATGACAGAGATCAGAAAAAAACAAAAAATTAACGCTAGAAAGAAAATGCTTAAAAGATTGTACATGCTTAGAAGATACGAAAGTAGACTGTAA
- a CDS encoding Bug family tripartite tricarboxylate transporter substrate binding protein: protein MKKLSIAIMTTALMGISALSSEIKKPECIAPAKPGGGFDLTCRVVQTGLKDQFSRLMKVTFMPGGIGAVAINQFNTTRTDDPNAIVAFSSGSLLNLATGKYGKWTENDVKFLATAGADFGAVVVKSNSKYKTLDQLMNDLKKDPTSIIIGAGGSVGSQDWMKGALLFKSIKKDPRKMRYVAYDGGGDAIAGLLGGSIQVYMGDIGEMTSHLDSGNMRILAVLSKKKLPEPFSKYPTAIEQGYDVEWTILRGYYMGKNVSTKAYNAWVKAFENAYKTPEFKKIQEEKGLIPLNMAGEELDKSVKERIVKLREIAKETGLIK, encoded by the coding sequence ATGAAAAAACTTTCTATTGCAATAATGACTACCGCATTAATGGGTATTTCAGCTTTAAGTTCAGAGATAAAAAAACCAGAGTGTATTGCACCTGCAAAACCAGGTGGAGGTTTTGACTTAACTTGTAGAGTTGTTCAAACAGGACTAAAAGATCAATTTAGTAGATTAATGAAAGTAACCTTTATGCCAGGAGGAATTGGAGCAGTTGCTATTAATCAATTCAACACTACAAGAACAGATGATCCAAATGCAATTGTTGCATTTTCTTCAGGATCATTATTAAACCTTGCAACAGGGAAATATGGTAAATGGACTGAAAATGATGTTAAATTCTTAGCAACAGCAGGAGCTGATTTTGGTGCTGTTGTAGTTAAATCAAATAGTAAATATAAAACATTAGACCAACTAATGAATGACCTAAAAAAAGATCCTACTAGTATAATCATTGGCGCAGGTGGTTCTGTTGGGTCTCAAGATTGGATGAAAGGTGCATTACTTTTTAAATCTATAAAAAAAGATCCAAGAAAAATGAGATATGTTGCATATGATGGTGGAGGAGATGCAATTGCAGGATTACTTGGAGGAAGTATTCAAGTTTATATGGGTGATATAGGAGAGATGACATCTCATCTTGACTCTGGAAATATGAGAATATTAGCTGTACTATCAAAAAAGAAATTACCTGAACCTTTTTCAAAATATCCTACAGCAATTGAACAAGGATATGATGTAGAATGGACAATATTAAGAGGTTATTATATGGGTAAAAATGTTTCTACTAAAGCTTATAATGCATGGGTTAAAGCATTTGAAAATGCATATAAAACTCCTGAGTTCAAAAAAATTCAAGAAGAAAAAGGGCTTATTCCTTTAAATATGGCTGGAGAAGAGCTTGATAAATCTGTTAAAGAAAGAATTGTAAAACTTAGAGAAATTGCAAAAGAAACAGGACTTATAAAATAA
- a CDS encoding tripartite tricarboxylate transporter TctB family protein: MIADRIFAGISLLLIIGYGYIAFYVIKAPFQYDPLGPESWPKILAVVSGLSALYLILKPDNISLDISKSVFIRLITVTILLFGYSFAYEPLGFIIATFLFCGLFARLLGANTLNSIYFGLGLGIFGYVLCAIILELNLPAGPLESLLG, encoded by the coding sequence ATGATTGCGGATAGAATATTTGCAGGTATTTCATTATTATTAATTATTGGATATGGATATATTGCTTTTTATGTAATAAAAGCACCTTTTCAATATGATCCACTAGGACCAGAAAGTTGGCCTAAAATTTTAGCAGTTGTTTCAGGATTAAGTGCTTTATATTTAATTTTAAAACCAGACAATATATCTTTAGATATATCAAAATCAGTCTTTATTCGTTTGATAACTGTCACAATCTTATTATTTGGATACTCTTTTGCTTATGAGCCTTTAGGTTTTATAATTGCAACATTTTTATTTTGTGGATTATTTGCTCGTTTATTAGGTGCAAATACTTTAAATTCGATATATTTTGGACTTGGACTAGGAATTTTCGGTTATGTATTATGTGCAATAATACTAGAATTAAATCTACCTGCTGGTCCACTTGAATCTTTATTAGGATAA
- a CDS encoding tripartite tricarboxylate transporter permease has protein sequence MNEVLLGLSHGFSVAFMPTNLMLVLLGCFAGTLIGALPGIGPINGVAILLPIAYSFGLPPESALILLAGIYYGAEYGGRISSILLNVPGDAGAVMSTLDGNPMAKKGEAGRALSLSAIASFVGGTLAVVLLAMFGPMLAKFAVKFNPSDYVALMIFAFASLSSLVGKNAIKSLFAALIGLMLASIGIDANTGVARFTFGIPDILAGIDFLVVVIGLFGMAELFHLVEQQIRGNLKLLPIGKSFVSFKDLMLVKWTILRSSLIGFFVGVLPGTGASVASAITYGTEKRLVGDKGDFGNGDPRGLAAPEAANNASAGGAMVPMLTLGIPGSGTTAILLGALLLFNVQPGPLMFEQRPEIAWGLIASMFIGNFALLLINLPLVGMFARLLTIPQQYLTPMIAVLAFIGVYSVVGNPFDLYMIIGLGILGWILRKLDFSLAPVILGFVLGHIFEDNLRRALSISAGDWSILYQSNNAVVLYIMTIFIILVPMFVKMYKKRVSKNN, from the coding sequence ATGAATGAAGTATTATTAGGTCTTTCTCATGGCTTTAGTGTTGCATTTATGCCAACAAACCTTATGCTTGTATTACTTGGTTGTTTTGCTGGTACATTAATTGGTGCCTTACCTGGTATTGGACCAATTAATGGAGTTGCAATATTATTACCAATAGCTTATAGTTTTGGGTTACCACCTGAATCTGCATTAATTTTACTTGCAGGTATTTATTATGGTGCTGAATATGGTGGAAGAATATCATCAATTCTTCTTAATGTTCCAGGGGATGCGGGAGCAGTTATGAGTACCTTAGATGGTAATCCAATGGCAAAAAAAGGTGAAGCAGGACGTGCTTTATCATTATCTGCTATTGCATCTTTTGTGGGAGGTACACTTGCAGTAGTATTACTTGCAATGTTTGGTCCAATGTTAGCAAAATTTGCTGTTAAATTTAATCCATCAGATTATGTTGCCTTGATGATTTTTGCATTTGCAAGTTTATCTTCTTTAGTTGGTAAAAATGCAATTAAATCACTTTTTGCAGCACTAATTGGATTAATGCTTGCATCTATTGGTATTGATGCAAATACAGGTGTAGCTAGATTTACTTTTGGGATTCCTGATATTTTAGCGGGAATTGATTTTTTAGTTGTTGTTATTGGTCTTTTTGGTATGGCAGAGTTATTTCATTTAGTTGAACAACAAATTAGAGGGAATCTTAAACTTCTTCCTATTGGAAAAAGTTTTGTTAGTTTTAAAGATCTTATGCTTGTAAAATGGACTATTCTTCGTTCATCATTAATTGGCTTTTTTGTTGGAGTATTACCAGGAACAGGAGCTTCTGTTGCATCTGCAATCACATACGGAACAGAAAAAAGATTAGTGGGAGACAAAGGAGATTTTGGTAATGGAGATCCAAGAGGGTTAGCTGCTCCAGAAGCTGCAAATAATGCTTCAGCAGGTGGAGCTATGGTTCCTATGTTAACACTTGGTATTCCAGGTTCTGGAACAACTGCAATTTTATTAGGTGCATTATTATTATTTAATGTTCAACCTGGTCCATTAATGTTTGAACAAAGACCTGAAATTGCATGGGGTTTAATTGCATCAATGTTTATTGGTAACTTTGCATTATTATTAATTAACTTACCTTTAGTTGGTATGTTTGCTAGATTATTAACAATTCCACAACAATATTTAACTCCTATGATTGCTGTATTAGCATTTATTGGTGTTTATTCAGTAGTTGGTAATCCTTTTGATTTATATATGATTATAGGATTAGGGATATTAGGATGGATATTACGTAAATTAGATTTTTCTTTAGCTCCTGTAATACTTGGTTTTGTTTTAGGTCATATATTTGAAGATAATTTAAGAAGAGCATTATCTATATCAGCTGGAGACTGGAGTATTTTATACCAATCAAATAATGCTGTTGTATTATATATTATGACTATATTTATTATTCTTGTACCTATGTTTGTAAAAATGTATAAAAAAAGAGTTAGTAAAAATAATTAA